Below is a genomic region from Phragmitibacter flavus.
GCCACCCGCTGCATCTCCCCACCCGACAACTGCGACGGCAGCGCCCGCGCCCGGTGTCCGATCCCAACCCGCTCCATCAACTTCGCCACCCGCTCCTCACGCTCCGCCTTCCCCACCCCGTTCAAATGCAGCGGAAACTCAATGTTCTCCGCCGCCGTCAAAGTCGGCAACAAATGGAAAAACTGAAAAATCGTCCCCATCCGCGACCGACGCAACTGCGCCAGCTCATCGCCGCCCATCGCATTCATCGCCCTTCCTTCAAACAGCAACTCACCCCCGTCCACCCGATCCACCCCACCCAGACAATTCAACAACGTCGTCTTCCCACTCCCCGAAGGGCCCGTCAACGCCACCCGCTCCCCCGCCTTCACTGACAACGAAACTCCGGCGAGCACCACACGGTCCTCATACGCTTTCGAAACATCCCTGGCATCCAGCAACAACATCGGGAGTAACATACGCCTCCCACCCGTATTCCGAGCGCCTGCAATAAAAACTTCCCCTTG
It encodes:
- a CDS encoding ABC transporter ATP-binding protein, with amino-acid sequence MLLPMLLLDARDVSKAYEDRVVLAGVSLSVKAGERVALTGPSGSGKTTLLNCLGGVDRVDGGELLFEGRAMNAMGGDELAQLRRSRMGTIFQFFHLLPTLTAAENIEFPLHLNGVGKAEREERVAKLMERVGIGHRARALPSQLSGGEMQRVAIARALAHRPGLLLADEPTGNLDSANGANILALLRELSDESGTALVLVTHSDEATRICDRVLKLRDGRIVGEERG